In Pleurocapsa sp. PCC 7319, the following are encoded in one genomic region:
- a CDS encoding dynamin family protein, with translation MDFVTQTLLAVISAIARSTLSRLEVRIGEWAGDTILERFLETLEQHSPNTAIAIRQEPVEALDYGQLFQEVKSERQNNTEFNRTVEELASEAKEHPLPSMARVLDKFAAVDELKPQISELKSLINIWSKKMVNIDEIKKYLPDATDEEAQEYLKHLKRLGVLESFFAEYPEDLNGYEDLLARARKAFNYKQPYRIAVAGISGAGKSTMLNAMLGRELLPTKEGSAVTGVALEIFLDVSENDKERAVVTYRDRDNIFQLISKNFFQRYGFDESQFKGEIDDKLKEALEALKSLDYPGNDHEAQQEETRQEFKDLTQMFIDLGEQYFRNAQNTLKTNFSLSNDNDRNELMELIDENSNLNKDIKQRRIGLVKSVTYHLESNKNSNDSQTLQLPGNVCLVDLPGLGGTLLHDIIISERIKDADAVIFITSPSRIRGHGAEDLFKKVRKYISPEGMERSGERIFLVLNAFDKIPTDEVPPEVRGELEKLIELLPAYANSSELSKRGGNNPYFMTSALGAYCAQKKLKGESIAPYRDFYKSLNDKFGGDEEVLKASRVPKLVEELTKFARDKRIEGQIRDGKQALNSIINPLHSWYDSEYRRVIDNQGQYASQKNIEIQIQDKRKVLEKKLLDFRKEILKKFEEISIELQNKANKICDEADDKLREKMPHIWKKHFKTGNDILEIEKFGKPLIEPVLSDAQVELWENLNQRIPKLAIYLSSLYGEAFQKFEVVQKIVNHCFGFKEIVEIEAKIQRFIDDMNRTMAQIAERIAMITMTNRENHFSALQNNKPEKEQLFNIFKSEDMRNENLSPDKFDNFITEARKLYENFVSEYCVSSLLNLYRYEMIVVERKLFKYIDDVFTEMDNQIPNLINNDSDSPVPVWLSEILISDPNWEYEVSLKNKISILSSIKE, from the coding sequence ATGGACTTTGTAACACAAACACTTTTAGCTGTTATTTCTGCGATCGCGAGAAGCACCTTGTCGAGATTGGAAGTAAGAATAGGAGAATGGGCAGGAGATACAATTCTTGAGAGATTTTTAGAAACCCTCGAACAACACTCTCCAAATACTGCAATTGCTATTAGACAAGAACCTGTAGAAGCTTTGGATTATGGGCAATTATTTCAGGAAGTAAAGTCAGAAAGACAAAATAATACTGAATTTAATCGAACTGTCGAAGAATTGGCATCAGAAGCAAAAGAGCATCCACTACCAAGTATGGCTCGTGTACTTGATAAGTTTGCAGCCGTAGACGAATTGAAACCTCAAATTTCAGAACTTAAGTCTTTAATCAATATATGGAGTAAGAAGATGGTGAATATTGACGAGATTAAGAAATACTTACCTGATGCTACCGACGAGGAAGCACAAGAATATCTTAAGCATCTTAAGAGGTTAGGAGTACTAGAAAGCTTTTTTGCTGAATATCCTGAAGACCTTAATGGTTATGAAGATCTATTAGCTCGTGCCAGAAAAGCATTTAACTATAAACAACCGTACCGTATTGCTGTGGCTGGTATTAGTGGTGCAGGAAAAAGTACGATGTTGAATGCCATGCTAGGGCGCGAGCTATTACCAACAAAAGAGGGTAGTGCTGTAACAGGTGTAGCTTTAGAAATATTTCTTGATGTCTCGGAGAATGACAAAGAAAGAGCAGTTGTTACATATCGCGATCGAGACAATATATTCCAATTAATTTCTAAGAATTTTTTTCAACGATATGGATTTGATGAATCACAATTTAAAGGTGAAATTGATGACAAACTTAAAGAAGCATTAGAAGCATTAAAATCGTTAGATTATCCTGGTAATGATCATGAAGCTCAACAAGAAGAAACTCGACAAGAATTTAAAGACTTAACCCAGATGTTTATCGATCTGGGTGAGCAGTATTTTCGTAATGCCCAGAACACTCTAAAAACTAACTTCTCACTTAGCAATGACAACGATCGCAATGAATTGATGGAGCTTATTGATGAGAACAGCAATCTCAATAAAGACATTAAACAGCGCAGGATCGGCTTAGTGAAGTCCGTAACATATCATCTTGAGTCGAATAAAAACTCTAATGACTCGCAGACACTGCAATTACCTGGTAATGTATGCTTGGTTGATTTACCTGGACTCGGTGGCACCCTATTACACGACATAATTATTAGTGAAAGAATTAAAGATGCTGACGCAGTCATTTTCATTACGAGTCCATCACGTATTCGTGGTCACGGTGCTGAGGATTTGTTCAAAAAAGTACGCAAATACATAAGCCCTGAAGGAATGGAGAGATCGGGCGAACGTATTTTTCTTGTGCTAAACGCCTTTGACAAAATCCCAACTGACGAGGTACCGCCTGAGGTACGAGGAGAGTTAGAGAAATTAATCGAACTCCTACCTGCTTATGCAAATTCCTCGGAGTTAAGCAAGCGGGGAGGTAACAACCCATATTTCATGACATCCGCATTGGGAGCGTACTGTGCTCAGAAGAAGCTCAAGGGAGAGTCGATTGCTCCCTATCGTGATTTTTACAAAAGCCTCAATGATAAGTTTGGGGGTGATGAGGAAGTGCTTAAAGCAAGTCGAGTCCCGAAGCTGGTAGAAGAGTTAACTAAGTTTGCTCGCGATAAACGCATTGAAGGACAAATTCGTGATGGTAAGCAGGCTTTAAATAGCATTATCAACCCACTCCACAGTTGGTATGACAGTGAATACAGAAGAGTGATTGATAACCAAGGACAATATGCTTCTCAGAAGAACATAGAAATTCAGATCCAAGACAAAAGAAAGGTTCTTGAGAAGAAGTTGTTGGATTTCCGAAAAGAAATACTCAAAAAATTTGAGGAAATTAGCATAGAACTACAAAATAAAGCCAACAAAATTTGTGATGAAGCAGATGACAAGCTAAGGGAGAAGATGCCCCATATTTGGAAGAAACACTTTAAGACTGGCAACGATATTCTAGAAATTGAAAAGTTTGGCAAACCCCTAATTGAACCTGTGCTAAGTGATGCCCAAGTTGAGCTTTGGGAAAATCTCAATCAACGTATACCAAAGCTAGCAATATATTTGTCTAGTTTGTATGGGGAAGCATTTCAAAAGTTCGAAGTAGTTCAGAAAATTGTTAATCATTGCTTCGGCTTTAAGGAAATTGTAGAAATAGAAGCAAAAATTCAAAGGTTTATTGATGATATGAACCGCACAATGGCTCAAATCGCCGAGCGTATTGCCATGATAACAATGACCAATCGAGAGAATCATTTTTCTGCTCTTCAAAATAACAAACCAGAGAAGGAACAACTCTTTAACATTTTTAAGTCCGAAGATATGCGCAACGAGAATTTGTCTCCCGATAAGTTTGACAATTTTATTACTGAAGCGAGGAAGTTATACGAGAATTTCGTCTCTGAATATTGTGTTTCCAGTCTTTTGAATCTTTATCGATACGAAATGATTGTGGTTGAGCGTAAGTTATTTAAATATATTGACGATGTGTTTACCGAAATGGATAATCAGATTCCAAACCTTATAAACAATGATAGTGATAGTCCAGTTCCTGTTTGGCTATCTGAAATACTTATTTCCGATCCAAATTGGGAGTACGAGGTTTCACTAAAGAATAAAATCTCTATTTTATCGAGTATTAAGGAGTGA
- a CDS encoding filamentous hemagglutinin N-terminal domain-containing protein, producing MKIKIAHKLSTPVWIKAPKFQGDYPLGILGNSHSLSKNLALSQIGSWVWFIGSLTGWFLINNSSLKAQITPDSSLGTQVNSADNITEITGGVRADSNLFHSFQDFSVATDNSAFFNNASDISNIIGRVTGGNISNIDGLIRANGNANLILINPNGINFGANASLDIGGSFLGSSADSVIFEDGTVFSTRNTQAEPMLTIRVPVGLQLGQNPAAINVEGTGHNLSLEAPIFSPFTIGEVAGLEVQPGRTLALVGGNLNINGGTLTAKEGRIELGSVAGSIVDLNPIPQGWELSYDNSLVFQDISFSQKAFADASGINSGSIQVQGKQVSLQDGSAILIQNQGDRVSGNLVVNASESLEINGTTADGGLSSGLFTEALGSGSGGELEISTQQLTIRDGGVVLSSTFSDAEAGYVTIDASESLQILGFSAVNPSRFSIISGQTFGSGKAGDISISTTKLTALDGGNIASVTGGITSSGSGGQVNINASESVELIGVTPGVFTPSQITAGTGSAGDAGDVTIDTQQLVVRDGGRVDASTTATGNAGSVTINATDSVEVSGTVPGSINPSLIISSANILDPALQQLLRLPPVPSGNSGDIQINTSQLSITDGALITARNDGLGNSGSVRIDADSIYLNNDSGITSEIGMMPNIFLSDESSLPGQPSFGNNFSIESPQNSENVQGGGIDISTQQLVVETGATISTNTFTNYRGGNITIDAAEDVRVQGFSAVNPSMLSFISTSSFGTGDAGDLNLSTEKLTILDGGRVGAGTLGVGLGGDINVKATELIEVIGAEPSQAVASLLGASSLGAGDAGNLTIDTTRLVARDGGRVDSSAAATGSAGNVNIQASESIEISGTVPGSTDPSLISSGANIEDELAQQILRLPALPSGNAGNVTIKTGVLKITDRAEVSVVNEGLGDAGTLEIDADSIMLDNQGSLSAATRSGVGGDITLSTKNVFLQGNSTATARAAGIGNGGNIRIDADNVVVLEASQVIADAFMGMGGNIQIDTQGLFICGECQISASSRLGIDGQVNIETLQPDPQLEVVDLPQQPAQKQEEVAVACPREGQSNTSELTFTGRGGLPPRPQEPLSGESIIAFDTPIDQTKQSTSSTSKSVATLPAPARGWYTTPQGKIVLTSQVSGTVASNSIQTTSDCHVPRKEVR from the coding sequence ATGAAGATCAAGATTGCTCATAAACTAAGCACTCCAGTGTGGATCAAGGCGCCTAAATTTCAGGGTGATTATCCTTTAGGTATACTCGGTAATTCCCATAGTCTTAGCAAGAATTTAGCTCTATCCCAAATTGGTTCCTGGGTTTGGTTTATTGGCAGCTTGACAGGATGGTTTTTGATTAATAATAGCTCTCTTAAGGCACAAATTACTCCTGATAGTTCTTTAGGAACTCAGGTTAATTCTGCTGACAATATTACAGAAATTACGGGAGGGGTGAGAGCGGATAGTAATTTATTTCACAGTTTTCAGGACTTTTCTGTAGCAACAGATAATAGTGCATTTTTTAATAATGCCTCCGATATTAGCAATATTATTGGTCGAGTTACGGGAGGTAATATTTCTAACATTGATGGCTTGATTAGAGCTAATGGTAATGCCAATTTAATTCTAATTAACCCTAACGGGATTAATTTCGGTGCAAATGCCAGCTTAGATATTGGTGGTTCTTTTTTAGGTAGTTCCGCAGATAGCGTTATTTTTGAGGATGGTACAGTATTTAGTACCAGAAATACTCAAGCAGAACCCATGTTAACCATCAGGGTTCCTGTGGGCTTGCAATTGGGACAAAACCCAGCTGCAATAAATGTTGAGGGAACAGGACACAATTTGAGTCTTGAAGCTCCAATTTTTTCACCATTTACCATTGGGGAGGTTGCGGGTTTAGAAGTTCAACCAGGTCGGACTTTAGCTTTAGTAGGAGGGAATCTCAATATTAATGGTGGAACTTTAACAGCAAAGGAGGGACGGATTGAGTTGGGCAGTGTGGCGGGAAGTATAGTTGATCTTAATCCTATTCCTCAAGGCTGGGAATTGAGTTACGATAACTCGCTTGTTTTTCAAGATATTAGTTTTTCTCAAAAAGCATTCGCTGATGCTAGTGGAATTAACAGTGGCTCTATACAAGTACAGGGCAAGCAAGTTTCGCTCCAAGATGGTTCGGCTATTTTAATTCAAAATCAAGGCGATCGAGTATCGGGAAATTTAGTCGTTAACGCTTCCGAGTCTTTAGAAATAAATGGAACTACTGCCGATGGAGGATTATCCAGTGGTCTGTTTACCGAAGCTTTGGGCAGTGGTAGTGGAGGAGAACTGGAAATTTCAACTCAGCAATTAACAATTCGAGATGGAGGAGTCGTATTATCCAGTACTTTTAGTGATGCCGAAGCGGGTTATGTAACGATTGATGCCTCAGAATCGTTGCAGATACTTGGGTTTTCAGCGGTGAACCCAAGTCGCTTCAGTATTATCTCAGGTCAAACGTTTGGTTCTGGAAAGGCAGGAGATATCAGCATATCCACCACGAAATTGACTGCTCTCGATGGAGGCAATATCGCTTCAGTAACTGGAGGGATAACTAGCAGTGGATCTGGAGGTCAGGTAAATATTAATGCCAGTGAATCTGTTGAATTGATCGGTGTTACTCCAGGGGTATTTACTCCAAGTCAAATAACAGCAGGAACTGGTAGTGCTGGTGATGCTGGAGACGTGACTATTGATACTCAGCAGTTAGTTGTGCGAGATGGAGGTCGAGTTGATGCTTCAACCACGGCAACAGGCAATGCTGGCAGTGTCACTATCAACGCTACTGATTCAGTAGAGGTAAGTGGTACTGTACCTGGCTCCATTAATCCTAGCTTGATCATTTCGTCAGCCAATATCCTAGATCCAGCTTTACAACAATTATTAAGACTGCCTCCAGTACCGAGTGGCAACTCTGGAGACATACAAATTAACACTTCACAGTTGAGTATTACCGATGGAGCTTTAATCACCGCTCGCAATGATGGATTGGGAAATTCAGGCAGTGTCAGAATTGATGCCGATTCTATCTATTTAAATAATGATAGTGGCATCACATCGGAGATAGGCATGATGCCGAATATATTTTTAAGTGATGAAAGCAGTCTTCCAGGACAACCTAGTTTTGGTAACAATTTCAGTATCGAATCTCCTCAAAACTCAGAAAATGTTCAAGGTGGAGGCATCGATATTTCGACCCAGCAGTTAGTCGTTGAAACGGGAGCCACTATCTCTACTAACACTTTCACAAATTATCGAGGTGGAAATATAACAATCGATGCAGCTGAAGATGTTCGTGTTCAAGGTTTTTCAGCGGTTAATCCGAGTATGCTGAGTTTTATCAGTACTTCCTCCTTTGGTACTGGGGATGCTGGAGATTTGAATTTATCAACGGAAAAGTTAACTATTCTTGATGGAGGGAGGGTAGGAGCTGGCACTTTGGGAGTTGGTTTAGGTGGAGATATCAATGTTAAGGCAACAGAATTGATCGAAGTTATAGGAGCTGAACCCAGCCAAGCTGTAGCTAGCCTTCTGGGAGCTTCTAGTTTGGGAGCTGGAGATGCTGGTAATTTAACTATAGACACTACTAGATTAGTCGCACGGGATGGAGGAAGAGTAGATTCTTCTGCTGCTGCAACAGGCTCGGCAGGCAATGTTAATATTCAAGCTTCTGAATCCATTGAAATTAGTGGGACAGTACCTGGAAGCACTGATCCTAGTCTCATTAGTTCGGGTGCTAATATCGAAGATGAATTAGCCCAACAGATTTTAAGATTGCCTGCTCTACCCAGTGGCAATGCAGGAAATGTAACCATCAAAACTGGAGTATTGAAAATTACAGATAGAGCTGAGGTTTCGGTAGTTAACGAAGGTTTGGGAGATGCGGGAACGCTGGAAATTGATGCCGATTCAATTATGCTCGATAATCAAGGTAGTTTGTCTGCGGCGACTAGGTCTGGTGTTGGAGGTGATATTACTCTATCGACAAAAAATGTTTTTTTGCAAGGAAATAGCACTGCTACCGCCAGAGCAGCAGGAATTGGCAACGGTGGTAACATCAGGATTGATGCCGATAATGTAGTTGTTTTAGAAGCTAGTCAAGTTATTGCCGATGCCTTTATGGGCATGGGAGGGAATATTCAGATCGATACTCAAGGATTATTCATCTGTGGAGAATGTCAAATTAGTGCCAGTTCTCGATTGGGAATCGATGGACAAGTAAACATCGAAACCCTACAACCAGATCCTCAGCTAGAAGTAGTCGATTTACCTCAACAGCCGGCTCAGAAACAAGAAGAGGTTGCTGTTGCTTGTCCAAGGGAAGGACAATCTAATACTAGCGAGCTGACTTTTACAGGTAGAGGGGGATTGCCGCCTCGTCCCCAAGAACCTTTGAGCGGTGAATCTATCATTGCTTTTGATACTCCTATCGATCAAACTAAACAGTCAACGAGTTCCACATCAAAAAGTGTCGCCACATTACCTGCTCCAGCCCGTGGATGGTATACAACTCCTCAAGGGAAAATAGTTCTTACTTCCCAAGTTTCTGGAACAGTTGCCAGTAATTCGATTCAAACTACCTCTGATTGTCACGTTCCAAGAAAAGAAGTTAGGTAA
- a CDS encoding CAP domain-containing protein: protein MSSDQFDQRILELVNIERANVGLDSLSIDSQLDQAANLHTDEMVRADQMSHQLPGEASLGDRVSATGYDWTRLGENVAAGYTTPEAVVEGWMSSTGHRENILNPEFTHLGVGYEDAPDDITGTPENPDFDVYWTQVFGTEGFS, encoded by the coding sequence ATGTCTTCTGATCAATTCGACCAAAGAATACTTGAATTAGTCAACATTGAACGGGCAAATGTAGGACTAGATTCTTTATCAATAGATAGCCAGTTAGATCAGGCAGCTAATTTACATACAGACGAGATGGTACGAGCAGATCAAATGTCTCATCAACTTCCTGGAGAAGCAAGCCTAGGCGATCGCGTTAGTGCAACAGGTTATGATTGGACGAGATTAGGAGAAAATGTAGCAGCAGGGTATACCACTCCCGAAGCAGTAGTGGAAGGATGGATGAGTAGTACTGGTCATAGAGAAAATATTCTTAACCCCGAATTTACTCATCTAGGTGTGGGCTATGAAGATGCTCCTGACGATATAACAGGAACTCCCGAAAATCCAGACTTCGATGTTTACTGGACTCAAGTATTCGGTACGGAGGGTTTTAGTTAG
- a CDS encoding DEP domain-containing protein, translated as MLFLDHTQVQYCKLQGKDKIISGINYNGKAFVRVKAFPKEELEAAIKECREEYLDHEERSQIPTLLIKEKNGVGIWMQNNSYKLDKTSIVDGENHSASESASATAVKSKTDVNRISVRQLASEMRSENGVEVKTRRYKLKLYQRCFLGNEAVDWISKRVKVSRIDAIKLGQQMINKGLCHHVLDEHQFKDEPLFYRFDEDEGKSIWNSSI; from the coding sequence ATGCTCTTCTTAGATCATACACAAGTACAGTATTGTAAGTTACAAGGCAAAGACAAGATTATATCGGGTATTAACTATAATGGAAAAGCCTTTGTGCGAGTAAAAGCTTTTCCTAAAGAAGAATTAGAAGCGGCAATCAAAGAATGTCGAGAAGAATATTTAGATCATGAAGAACGTTCTCAGATACCAACTTTGCTGATCAAAGAAAAAAATGGCGTCGGTATTTGGATGCAAAATAATAGCTATAAGTTAGATAAGACTTCTATTGTAGACGGTGAAAACCATTCTGCTTCAGAATCAGCATCTGCAACTGCTGTCAAATCTAAAACAGATGTAAATCGAATTAGTGTTAGACAACTAGCATCAGAAATGCGTTCTGAAAATGGTGTAGAAGTAAAAACTCGTCGTTATAAATTAAAGTTGTACCAGCGTTGTTTTTTAGGTAATGAAGCTGTAGATTGGATTTCTAAAAGAGTTAAGGTATCTCGAATAGATGCAATTAAACTGGGGCAGCAAATGATTAATAAAGGTCTTTGTCATCACGTCCTTGATGAACATCAATTTAAAGATGAACCACTATTCTATCGCTTCGACGAAGATGAAGGAAAAAGTATTTGGAATAGTAGTATTTGA
- a CDS encoding filamentous hemagglutinin N-terminal domain-containing protein, translating to MMTIKGNYRQITPKLAKACKFKRRFENDYPAGELSNSDNLNQNYAMPQIVFWIWFLGSVMGWCLICSDTIQAQIIPDDSLETQVNVADNVTEISGGTSSGSTLFHSFQDFSVATGNTAFFNNAADISNIVSRVTGSNTSNIDGLIRANGNANLILLNPNGINFGANASLDIGGSFLGSTADQVMFEDGTVFSAKDTQAEPMLTISVPVSLQLGQNSGAIQVTGTGNISFDVEENPGLAVTPRNTFALVGNNITFNGGVVTAESGRIELGSVAKGEVSISEVTAGWQLGYEAVTELANLQLLAASSLGNPNLVNNPDGGIQVQGKNITLKRSQISAPTLADSPGAGININASESLSLHGEIQDGTISGSRILNEVSPEASGKGGAINIETGSLNISDRSFISNTTFGAGDGGNVNILASDINITGTGFAEFQQTFQLAPLSGALQPEDRGTGIFIGTTANGQAGTLSINTNSLKLNEGAIIFSPVFSSGIGGDLNFQAADIELNASTMQSGAVIESNTRGSLGDINIETKRLNVRNGATVINVTLGDAAGGDVNITADESIELIDSPIDTIVLTGIYTNTNQGLGTGGDVNINTGKLKVEDAVIGSNTGALVPPEGIITVGGLGGNINIQADDSIEVGGIPANPIFDSGIGSTTYSPFDAGNVTISTDKLIIRDGADFATATVGAGDGGTLTINANQSIELIGTTNPNGMNQGGLFATSGRANFPDVKATGASGDIAVNTGKLIVRDGATINVQSLATGDSGNLDIVADSILLDNQGNLSAGTQSGVGGNIEIKSNTLKIDRGLINASVSGSGTGGNIEIEARDSLEVNASGFESLLETFDDLRFLTPESATIIDPSGIIQGIIAVTFGEGNAGNIALQTSNLQLNDGAFVGTATLGNGAAGSMKIDASATLTVDASVITASTIFTGPGGNVDIDTGSLEVLAGGQVIASTLGSGNGGNLTIDSTDSITVEGELANNLLLANTARETQPLTINGENEANSTVTPNRQLNITNESAISVASSGTGDAGTLKLDTDLISLDRQGTISAATQSGEGGDIVLNAENFILRNGSTTTATAAESGNGGNIIINADNVVVLEGSQIIADAFRGVGGNIQIDTQGLFVCEKCQISASSRLGIDGQVNIETLQPDPQLEIVDIPQQPAQAKEEVAVACPREGISNTSELTLTGRGGLPPRPQEPLSGESIIAFDTSVDGVKQSTNSTTKSLATLPPPARGWYRTPQGRVVLTAQVSGTVDKNSSLDALDCHAQ from the coding sequence ATGATGACAATCAAAGGTAACTATCGGCAAATCACTCCAAAGTTGGCAAAAGCGTGTAAATTTAAACGTAGATTTGAAAATGATTATCCTGCTGGTGAATTAAGCAATTCAGATAATCTTAACCAGAATTATGCTATGCCTCAGATTGTTTTCTGGATTTGGTTTCTTGGAAGTGTTATGGGGTGGTGTTTAATTTGTAGTGATACTATTCAGGCACAGATTATCCCAGATGATTCCCTAGAAACACAAGTTAATGTTGCTGATAATGTGACTGAAATTTCTGGAGGAACTAGCTCAGGAAGTACTTTGTTTCACAGTTTTCAAGATTTTTCTGTTGCCACGGGGAATACTGCATTTTTTAATAATGCCGCGGATATTAGCAACATTGTGAGTCGAGTTACGGGAAGTAATACATCTAATATTGACGGTTTGATCAGAGCTAATGGCAATGCTAATCTAATTTTGCTCAACCCTAACGGAATTAATTTCGGTGCTAATGCCAGTCTAGATATTGGTGGTTCGTTTTTAGGTAGTACCGCAGATCAAGTAATGTTTGAAGATGGTACGGTATTTAGTGCCAAAGATACTCAAGCAGAACCCATGTTAACCATCAGTGTTCCGGTTAGTTTGCAATTGGGGCAAAATTCTGGGGCAATTCAGGTAACAGGTACGGGAAATATTAGTTTCGATGTTGAAGAGAATCCTGGTTTAGCAGTAACTCCAAGGAATACCTTCGCTTTAGTGGGAAATAACATTACTTTTAACGGTGGTGTGGTAACTGCCGAATCAGGAAGAATCGAGCTTGGTAGCGTTGCCAAAGGAGAAGTAAGTATTAGTGAGGTAACTGCGGGTTGGCAATTGGGCTATGAAGCAGTCACCGAGTTAGCTAATCTGCAGTTGTTAGCCGCATCTTCCCTGGGAAATCCGAATTTAGTTAATAATCCCGATGGTGGTATTCAGGTACAAGGCAAAAATATTACCTTAAAGCGATCGCAGATTTCAGCACCAACTCTAGCTGATTCACCAGGTGCTGGCATTAACATCAATGCCTCAGAATCACTTTCTCTTCATGGTGAAATCCAAGATGGCACAATTTCAGGTTCTAGGATACTCAACGAAGTCAGTCCAGAAGCGAGTGGAAAAGGTGGTGCAATCAACATCGAGACAGGTAGCTTGAATATCAGCGATCGCTCGTTTATTTCCAACACAACTTTTGGTGCCGGAGATGGAGGTAATGTAAATATCCTGGCATCAGATATAAATATCACTGGTACGGGATTTGCTGAATTTCAACAGACGTTTCAGCTTGCTCCTTTAAGCGGCGCTCTCCAACCAGAAGATCGCGGTACGGGAATATTTATCGGCACGACAGCAAATGGTCAGGCGGGAACTCTATCTATCAATACTAATTCCTTAAAACTTAATGAAGGGGCAATTATTTTTAGTCCGGTTTTCAGCTCAGGTATTGGTGGAGATTTAAACTTTCAAGCCGCTGACATTGAGCTTAATGCCTCAACAATGCAGAGCGGAGCGGTTATTGAAAGTAATACCAGAGGAAGTTTAGGAGACATCAACATTGAAACCAAGCGGTTAAATGTCCGAAATGGAGCAACCGTTATTAATGTTACTCTTGGTGATGCTGCTGGTGGAGATGTAAATATAACTGCTGATGAGTCTATAGAACTTATAGACAGCCCAATTGACACTATTGTTTTAACTGGAATCTACACAAATACTAATCAAGGTTTAGGAACGGGAGGAGATGTCAATATCAATACAGGAAAATTAAAAGTTGAAGATGCAGTTATTGGCAGTAATACAGGGGCTTTAGTACCGCCCGAGGGAATAATTACTGTAGGAGGTTTAGGAGGCAATATTAATATTCAAGCTGATGACAGCATTGAAGTAGGAGGAATACCCGCTAATCCAATATTTGATAGTGGTATTGGCTCAACTACTTATAGCCCATTTGACGCAGGAAATGTGACGATTTCTACTGATAAATTAATTATTCGCGATGGAGCGGATTTTGCCACAGCAACTGTAGGTGCAGGAGATGGAGGAACATTAACTATAAATGCCAATCAATCTATAGAATTAATTGGCACAACAAACCCTAATGGAATGAATCAAGGTGGTTTATTTGCGACTTCTGGAAGAGCTAACTTTCCTGATGTAAAAGCAACTGGTGCTTCTGGAGATATTGCCGTCAACACAGGGAAGTTAATCGTTCGAGATGGCGCAACTATTAACGTGCAGAGTTTGGCAACAGGAGATAGTGGAAATTTAGATATTGTTGCTGATTCTATTTTGCTTGATAACCAAGGAAATTTATCTGCTGGGACTCAATCTGGGGTAGGGGGAAACATTGAAATCAAGTCCAATACCTTGAAGATCGATCGAGGGTTAATCAATGCTTCTGTATCTGGCTCGGGAACGGGCGGTAATATTGAAATTGAAGCTAGAGACTCTCTAGAAGTTAATGCCTCTGGTTTTGAGTCGCTGTTAGAAACTTTTGACGATTTGAGGTTTCTGACTCCCGAATCGGCAACCATTATCGATCCCAGTGGGATTATTCAAGGAATCATTGCTGTTACTTTTGGAGAAGGTAATGCGGGCAACATCGCGCTTCAAACTTCCAACTTACAGCTTAATGATGGTGCTTTTGTAGGTACGGCTACATTAGGTAATGGTGCAGCAGGTTCGATGAAGATTGATGCCTCGGCAACTCTTACAGTAGATGCTTCCGTTATCACAGCTAGTACTATATTTACAGGTCCAGGTGGAAATGTTGATATTGATACTGGCTCCTTAGAGGTTTTGGCAGGGGGACAAGTTATTGCCTCAACTTTAGGTTCTGGAAATGGAGGTAACTTAACTATTGATTCTACAGACTCAATAACTGTAGAAGGTGAATTAGCCAACAATCTTTTATTAGCCAATACTGCCAGGGAAACTCAACCTTTAACTATAAATGGAGAAAACGAGGCAAATTCTACTGTCACACCTAATCGTCAGTTAAATATCACTAATGAAAGTGCGATTTCAGTTGCTTCTTCAGGGACAGGAGATGCAGGGACTCTCAAGCTCGATACCGATCTAATTTCCCTAGATCGACAAGGAACTATCTCCGCAGCTACTCAATCTGGAGAAGGCGGAGATATTGTTCTCAATGCTGAAAATTTTATATTGCGGAACGGGAGTACAACTACAGCAACTGCAGCAGAAAGCGGTAATGGAGGCAACATTATCATTAATGCTGATAATGTAGTTGTCTTAGAAGGCAGTCAAATTATTGCCGATGCCTTTAGGGGTGTAGGAGGAAATATTCAGATTGATACCCAAGGATTATTTGTCTGTGAGAAGTGTCAAATCAGCGCTAGTTCTCGATTAGGAATAGATGGGCAAGTCAACATCGAAACTTTACAGCCAGATCCTCAGTTAGAAATAGTTGACATACCTCAACAGCCTGCCCAAGCAAAAGAAGAGGTAGCTGTAGCTTGCCCCAGAGAAGGAATTTCAAATACCAGCGAGCTGACCCTTACAGGTAGAGGGGGATTACCACCCCGCCCTCAAGAACCTTTAAGCGGAGAATCTATCATTGCTTTTGATACTTCCGTTGATGGAGTTAAACAGTCAACGAATTCTACAACAAAAAGTCTCGCCACCTTACCACCTCCAGCCCGTGGGTGGTATAGGACTCCTCAAGGAAGGGTAGTTCTTACCGCTCAAGTTTCTGGGACTGTTGACAAAAATTCGAGCTTAGATGCCCTAGATTGCCATGCTCAATAA